In one Pseudarthrobacter sp. NBSH8 genomic region, the following are encoded:
- a CDS encoding SGNH/GDSL hydrolase family protein → MSPLLPARDGLRVFVALGDSFTEGVGDRDERLPNGVRGWADRVAEKLARAEPGWEYANLAIRSKRLRHIISEQLEPALAMKPALITLYAGGNDILDIGTDMAALMDEYESFVAQLTGSGATVVLFTGFDVKVSAVLELLKKRNAVYNQRVREIAAKHGAVLVDYWCLDAFHDRRMWDSDRLHMSKAGHKYLAGQVLDQLGVPHKIRPKDWDPPARLSLREWEQRQRRWVNDWVLPLFGRKIRGVTLGDTLAPRWPEPVKVPRKRGLKKLMDRDVGF, encoded by the coding sequence ATCTCTCCCTTACTGCCTGCGCGGGACGGGCTGCGTGTCTTTGTTGCCCTTGGGGACTCGTTTACCGAGGGCGTGGGGGACCGGGATGAGCGGCTGCCAAACGGCGTGCGGGGTTGGGCTGACCGGGTGGCGGAGAAGCTGGCAAGGGCTGAGCCGGGCTGGGAATACGCCAACCTTGCTATCCGGAGCAAACGCCTGCGGCACATCATCAGCGAGCAGTTAGAGCCGGCCCTCGCCATGAAGCCCGCGCTGATCACCCTGTATGCCGGCGGGAACGACATCCTGGACATTGGCACGGACATGGCCGCCCTGATGGACGAGTACGAAAGCTTCGTGGCGCAGTTGACCGGGAGCGGAGCCACGGTGGTCCTGTTCACCGGCTTCGACGTCAAAGTATCAGCCGTCCTGGAGCTGCTGAAGAAGCGGAACGCGGTCTACAACCAGCGAGTCCGCGAGATCGCCGCCAAGCATGGGGCGGTCCTGGTGGATTACTGGTGCCTGGACGCCTTCCATGACCGTCGGATGTGGGACTCGGACCGCCTTCACATGTCCAAGGCGGGCCATAAGTACCTCGCCGGGCAGGTCCTGGACCAGCTCGGGGTGCCGCACAAGATCCGCCCGAAGGACTGGGACCCGCCGGCCCGGCTCAGCCTCCGGGAGTGGGAGCAACGGCAGCGGCGTTGGGTCAATGACTGGGTGCTGCCGCTCTTCGGCCGCAAGATCAGGGGCGTCACGCTCGGGGATACGTTGGCGCCGCGCTGGCCGGAACCCGTCAAGGTGCCGCGGAAGCGTGGGCTGAAGAAGTTGATGGACCGGGACGTAGGATTTTAG
- the rpsN gene encoding 30S ribosomal protein S14, translating into MAKKSMIAKNEQRKVIVERYAAKRLELKKALVDPNSTDEVREAARLGLQKLPRNASPVRLRNRDIIDGRPRGTFQKFGISRVRFRDMAHRGELPGITKSSW; encoded by the coding sequence ATGGCTAAGAAGTCAATGATCGCAAAGAACGAACAGCGTAAAGTCATCGTTGAGCGTTACGCTGCAAAGCGCCTCGAACTGAAGAAGGCTCTGGTTGATCCCAACTCGACCGACGAAGTTCGCGAAGCAGCACGCCTCGGCCTGCAGAAGCTTCCCCGCAACGCGTCGCCCGTCCGTCTGCGTAACCGCGACATCATCGACGGCCGTCCCCGCGGTACCTTCCAGAAGTTCGGTATCTCCCGTGTTCGCTTCCGCGACATGGCTCACCGTGGTGAGCTCCCGGGCATCACCAAGTCTTCCTGGTAA
- a CDS encoding FAD:protein FMN transferase, translating into MGTVISLTIPVNPAAGGNGQEDELAAATAVVERLFLDLDQTFSLYRADSEASTIARGELSLRDASAGMRARYAEALGWRLRTEGAFTPERPDGALDLSGLVKAFAIQEAATSLLALGRPDWCLNAGGDVLVSGSPVPGSNAPWDAGIMDPADRGILLAGYPLGPRHAALATSGSAERGDHIWGRPRDSSAFTQVSVAAADITTADVLATAIVAGGRPMLDRATDGWDVAVLAVLADGELLATPGFRS; encoded by the coding sequence ATGGGCACGGTCATTAGCCTGACGATTCCGGTGAACCCGGCCGCGGGAGGGAACGGGCAGGAGGATGAACTGGCCGCCGCCACCGCCGTCGTCGAACGCCTGTTCCTGGACCTGGACCAAACGTTCAGCCTGTACCGGGCCGATTCTGAAGCGAGCACCATTGCGCGCGGCGAGCTGTCCCTGCGCGACGCCTCCGCGGGCATGCGTGCACGGTACGCCGAGGCTCTGGGCTGGCGATTGCGCACCGAAGGTGCCTTCACCCCGGAAAGGCCCGACGGCGCGCTGGACCTTTCCGGCCTCGTCAAGGCTTTCGCGATCCAGGAGGCAGCCACATCACTGCTGGCGCTCGGGCGTCCGGACTGGTGTCTGAACGCGGGCGGCGACGTGCTGGTGAGCGGCTCGCCGGTGCCTGGAAGCAACGCACCTTGGGACGCGGGCATCATGGATCCCGCGGACCGTGGCATTCTGCTGGCCGGCTACCCGCTGGGACCGCGTCACGCGGCGTTGGCGACTTCCGGCTCCGCGGAAAGGGGCGACCATATCTGGGGCCGGCCCAGGGATTCCTCGGCGTTCACCCAGGTCTCCGTTGCGGCTGCGGACATCACGACGGCGGACGTCCTCGCCACCGCGATTGTGGCAGGCGGCAGGCCGATGCTGGACAGGGCTACCGACGGCTGGGACGTCGCGGTGCTGGCGGTTCTTGCCGACGGGGAACTGCTGGCCACGCCGGGCTTCCGCAGCTAG
- a CDS encoding siderophore-interacting protein, translated as MKTSDIAATQPMTLAFEVTVSSVQELSPNFRRITFGGYSLRDFGVNGDTLDLRIKLMIPSLAADGTQLPLPVFEMEQAGWYREWLAMDPAVRGSIRTYTVRQSRLDAVYPEIDVDFVMHFDADGHGGPAANWALNVKPGDAITLIGPNNRAAQCYTAEIYGGIEWRPGMAQRVLLAGDETAIPAISAILESLPSYMTGHALLEVPEAGDFLDLKTDADIDITWLARGAAIGRARPHGELLQQAVRAAVPVPGWVGIKTSDAGAGPEPEDVNVDVDILWETPARMETAEIEATKNPAVPAGAMPFYAWIAGEAAVIKDMRRYLVRDVGIDRKQVAFMGYWRQGKAEL; from the coding sequence ATGAAGACCAGCGACATCGCCGCCACCCAGCCCATGACCCTGGCTTTCGAGGTGACCGTTTCCTCGGTGCAGGAGCTGAGCCCCAACTTCCGCCGGATCACCTTCGGGGGGTACTCGCTGCGGGACTTCGGCGTTAACGGCGACACCCTTGACCTGAGGATCAAACTGATGATCCCTTCCCTGGCAGCGGACGGCACGCAACTGCCTCTGCCGGTCTTCGAAATGGAGCAGGCCGGCTGGTACCGGGAATGGCTTGCCATGGACCCCGCCGTACGCGGCTCCATCCGCACGTACACGGTCCGCCAGTCCCGGCTTGATGCCGTGTATCCGGAAATTGACGTTGACTTCGTGATGCATTTCGACGCGGACGGCCACGGCGGTCCGGCCGCGAACTGGGCCCTGAACGTCAAGCCGGGCGATGCGATCACCCTAATCGGCCCCAACAACCGTGCCGCCCAGTGCTACACCGCCGAGATCTACGGCGGCATCGAGTGGCGGCCCGGAATGGCACAGCGTGTCCTGCTCGCCGGCGACGAAACCGCCATTCCCGCCATCTCCGCCATCCTCGAAAGCCTGCCGTCCTACATGACCGGCCACGCCCTCCTCGAAGTACCGGAGGCAGGCGACTTCCTCGACCTCAAGACAGACGCCGACATCGACATCACCTGGCTTGCCCGCGGCGCGGCCATCGGCCGCGCACGCCCGCACGGCGAGCTGCTGCAGCAGGCAGTGCGGGCGGCGGTCCCCGTTCCCGGCTGGGTGGGCATCAAAACGTCCGACGCCGGCGCGGGCCCGGAGCCCGAAGACGTCAACGTGGACGTGGACATCCTCTGGGAGACGCCCGCGCGGATGGAGACAGCCGAAATAGAGGCCACCAAGAACCCCGCCGTGCCCGCCGGCGCCATGCCCTTCTACGCCTGGATCGCCGGCGAGGCCGCCGTTATCAAGGACATGCGGCGGTACCTTGTGCGCGACGTCGGGATCGACCGCAAGCAGGTCGCCTTCATGGGGTACTGGCGGCAGGGTAAGGCCGAGCTCTAA
- the rpmG gene encoding 50S ribosomal protein L33 — MAKDKDVRPIIKLKSTAGTGYTYVTRKNRRNDPDRMVLKKYDPKIRQHVEFREER; from the coding sequence ATGGCTAAGGACAAGGACGTACGTCCGATCATCAAGCTCAAGTCGACTGCGGGCACGGGTTACACCTACGTGACGCGGAAGAACCGTCGTAACGACCCGGACCGTATGGTTCTGAAGAAGTACGATCCCAAGATCCGTCAGCACGTCGAATTCCGAGAGGAGCGCTAA
- a CDS encoding SGNH/GDSL hydrolase family protein, with product MDFSTRYVALGDSFTEGVGDDDPSRPNGVRGWADRVAERLGAADPGFGYANLAIRGRKLRRIMAEQVDAAVDLNPTLVTIYAGANDILRPKIDIDDLLAEYDAGIRKLAATGAIVVMFTGFDARGSKVFSTMRGRTAIYNELIRGIAGDHGALLVDYWRFNEYYNWGMWAQDRMHMSAAGHANMANRVLTVLEHDHSIEVPPMTPVPELNRAEAIRANARWVREFAGPWVVRRVTGKSSGDGLAAKYAQLTRL from the coding sequence ATGGACTTTTCGACCCGGTATGTAGCGCTCGGCGACTCTTTCACGGAGGGGGTCGGGGATGACGATCCCAGCCGTCCCAATGGTGTCCGCGGCTGGGCGGACCGCGTGGCCGAGCGGCTGGGCGCGGCGGATCCCGGCTTCGGCTACGCCAACCTGGCCATCCGCGGCAGGAAGCTTCGCCGGATCATGGCAGAACAGGTGGACGCCGCCGTCGACCTGAACCCCACCTTGGTGACCATTTACGCAGGCGCCAACGACATTCTGCGGCCCAAGATCGACATCGACGATCTCCTGGCAGAATACGACGCCGGCATCCGCAAGCTGGCGGCCACCGGCGCCATCGTGGTGATGTTCACCGGCTTCGATGCGCGGGGCTCCAAGGTGTTCAGCACCATGCGCGGCCGCACGGCCATATACAACGAGCTGATCCGCGGCATTGCCGGGGACCACGGTGCATTGCTGGTGGATTACTGGCGCTTCAACGAGTACTACAACTGGGGCATGTGGGCCCAGGACCGGATGCACATGTCCGCTGCCGGGCACGCCAATATGGCCAACCGCGTTCTCACGGTCCTGGAGCACGACCACTCGATCGAAGTCCCGCCCATGACCCCGGTGCCCGAGCTGAACCGGGCCGAAGCCATCCGCGCCAACGCCCGCTGGGTCCGCGAATTTGCCGGACCGTGGGTGGTCCGCCGCGTTACCGGTAAGTCTTCGGGCGACGGCCTGGCAGCCAAGTACGCGCAGCTCACGCGCCTATAG
- a CDS encoding ferric reductase-like transmembrane domain-containing protein: MTPKLRSDTRTPNRPGQNDQRATPGRPSRAGLFDGQHRRRLLRTDALTVIAWGSMAAAVALWLADGGARVINSPASAFTALGIVAGLAGMDLVLLMLLLAARIPFVDRTIGHDRALEFHRRLGKPSLYLLLAHGLLIAVGYGLAEGLDPISESVALWILVPDMWLAYISMTLFIAVVVTSLVAVRRRFPYEFWYAVHLLTYAAVGTSLPHQFSVGGLFAEGTWQRWYWLAICAATGAALLYFRVVQPALPLPGTNSRSAA, from the coding sequence ATGACACCCAAGCTCCGCTCTGACACCAGAACCCCGAACCGCCCGGGCCAAAATGATCAGCGCGCAACGCCGGGCCGCCCCTCGCGGGCTGGATTATTCGACGGACAACATCGCCGTCGACTGCTCCGTACCGACGCGTTGACGGTCATCGCCTGGGGATCGATGGCCGCCGCCGTGGCGTTGTGGCTGGCAGACGGCGGTGCAAGAGTCATAAATTCGCCTGCCTCCGCGTTTACCGCCTTGGGGATCGTGGCGGGATTGGCAGGCATGGACCTGGTCCTGTTGATGCTCCTGCTGGCGGCCCGCATTCCCTTCGTTGACCGGACAATCGGCCACGACCGCGCCCTGGAATTCCACCGGAGGCTCGGCAAACCCTCGCTGTACCTCCTGCTGGCCCATGGGCTCCTGATCGCGGTGGGCTACGGGCTGGCCGAGGGCCTGGACCCCATCAGCGAATCCGTTGCCCTCTGGATCCTGGTCCCGGACATGTGGCTGGCCTACATATCCATGACCCTGTTCATCGCCGTGGTGGTCACGTCGCTGGTGGCCGTCCGGCGTCGTTTCCCTTACGAATTCTGGTACGCGGTGCACCTGCTGACGTACGCCGCCGTCGGTACCTCACTCCCCCATCAGTTCAGCGTGGGCGGACTTTTCGCGGAGGGAACGTGGCAGCGCTGGTACTGGCTGGCCATCTGCGCCGCTACCGGCGCGGCCCTCCTGTACTTCCGCGTAGTGCAGCCGGCGTTGCCACTTCCCGGCACAAACTCACGGTCAGCCGCGTGA
- a CDS encoding iron chelate uptake ABC transporter family permease subunit has protein sequence MFAVYVLLGSYTVTVPDFFKILIGHLTGGEKIPGASFIVMENKLPRAVTGVMIGAAFGLSGGLFQTMLRNPLASPDVIGISYGASAAAVTAILIFGATGPAVSGAALGGALGIAALIYAISRGPSPGSGGGNRGNVAGNRLILAGVGIAAALQAVVNFMMTRADIRTAADALVWLNGSLNSANWDRAGMLALALLLLVPAVIALAGPLRILELGDDAAAGLGIRVGFTRLAVVVTAVALAAVATAAAGPVSFVAFLAGPIARRFTLKASLPASALVGALIVLTADYIAANLAPLVLDGTVLPVGVITGALGAPFLLWLLVTANRKEA, from the coding sequence ATGTTCGCCGTCTATGTGCTCCTGGGCAGCTACACCGTGACTGTCCCGGACTTTTTCAAGATCCTCATCGGGCACTTGACTGGCGGCGAGAAAATCCCCGGCGCAAGCTTCATCGTCATGGAGAACAAGCTGCCCAGGGCCGTCACCGGCGTAATGATCGGCGCCGCGTTCGGCCTCTCCGGCGGCCTGTTCCAGACCATGCTCCGCAACCCGCTGGCCAGCCCGGACGTGATCGGCATCAGCTATGGAGCCAGCGCGGCCGCGGTCACCGCCATCTTGATCTTCGGCGCCACCGGTCCTGCCGTGTCCGGGGCGGCGCTTGGTGGTGCGCTGGGCATCGCAGCTCTGATTTATGCCATCTCCCGCGGTCCGTCACCGGGCTCCGGCGGCGGCAACCGGGGGAACGTCGCGGGCAACCGGCTGATTCTGGCCGGTGTGGGCATCGCCGCCGCCCTGCAGGCAGTAGTCAACTTCATGATGACCCGTGCGGACATCCGCACCGCGGCTGACGCACTCGTCTGGCTCAACGGCTCCCTCAACTCCGCCAACTGGGACCGGGCCGGCATGCTGGCACTCGCGCTCCTGCTCCTGGTCCCCGCCGTCATTGCCCTCGCCGGGCCGCTGCGCATCCTCGAACTCGGCGACGACGCCGCGGCCGGGCTGGGCATCCGTGTCGGGTTCACCCGCCTCGCCGTGGTTGTCACTGCCGTGGCACTCGCCGCGGTGGCGACGGCGGCTGCCGGGCCCGTCTCGTTCGTCGCCTTCCTGGCCGGGCCCATCGCCCGGCGCTTCACCCTAAAAGCCAGCCTCCCGGCGTCGGCCCTGGTGGGTGCGCTGATTGTCCTCACCGCCGATTACATCGCGGCCAACCTCGCCCCCTTGGTGCTGGACGGCACCGTGCTGCCCGTCGGCGTTATCACCGGCGCGCTCGGCGCCCCGTTCCTGCTGTGGCTTCTGGTCACGGCCAACCGAAAGGAGGCCTGA
- a CDS encoding YciI family protein, translating into MFVVSLTYKVPEDIVDYHRPAHMAWVKQAFDDGVFLASGRLVPAVGGVLLSKANRTTLDAALAKDPFYSNGVAEFEVIEFTATTVAEGYENLLDTQQHP; encoded by the coding sequence ATGTTTGTTGTATCGCTGACCTACAAGGTGCCCGAAGACATTGTGGACTATCACCGCCCCGCGCATATGGCCTGGGTTAAGCAGGCGTTCGACGACGGCGTGTTCCTTGCGTCCGGACGCCTGGTTCCCGCCGTGGGCGGTGTGCTGTTGTCCAAGGCCAACCGAACCACCCTGGATGCTGCGTTGGCCAAGGACCCCTTCTACAGCAACGGTGTGGCCGAATTCGAGGTCATCGAATTCACTGCCACCACCGTGGCGGAGGGTTACGAAAACCTGCTGGACACGCAACAGCATCCGTGA
- the rpmB gene encoding 50S ribosomal protein L28, with the protein MAAHCQVTGAEPGFGHSISHSHRRNKRRFDPNIQKKRYWVPSLRRNVTLQLSAKGIKTIDVRGIDVVVAAILARGVKL; encoded by the coding sequence ATGGCAGCACACTGCCAAGTGACCGGAGCCGAGCCGGGCTTTGGGCACAGCATTTCGCACTCGCACCGTCGCAACAAGCGTCGGTTCGATCCGAACATTCAGAAGAAGCGCTACTGGGTTCCGTCCCTGCGCCGTAACGTCACTCTGCAGCTTTCTGCAAAGGGCATCAAGACCATCGACGTGCGCGGCATTGACGTAGTCGTCGCCGCCATCCTTGCTCGGGGAGTGAAGCTCTAA
- a CDS encoding MarR family winged helix-turn-helix transcriptional regulator, which produces MTEPRWLNADERRAWLALLSINTLLPAALDNQLHTAGKVSLFDYNVMAMLSEAEGRFLPMSQLAARTSSSLSRLSHVVSKLEKRGWLERRPHPRDARVTTAHLSDVGMATLEALAPGHVEAVRTKFLDALTERDVNDLARIGEKIVARLDDDHWILRETESRP; this is translated from the coding sequence ATGACCGAACCGCGCTGGCTCAACGCCGACGAACGACGTGCCTGGCTGGCACTCCTGAGCATCAACACGCTGCTGCCGGCTGCCCTGGACAACCAGCTCCACACCGCCGGCAAGGTGTCCCTGTTCGATTACAACGTCATGGCCATGCTGTCAGAGGCCGAGGGCCGTTTCCTGCCGATGAGCCAGCTGGCCGCCCGCACCAGTTCGTCGCTGTCCCGGCTCTCGCACGTGGTTTCCAAACTGGAGAAACGCGGCTGGCTGGAGCGGCGTCCGCACCCCCGAGATGCCCGGGTCACCACCGCACACCTGTCCGACGTCGGGATGGCCACTCTGGAGGCGCTCGCGCCGGGCCACGTGGAGGCAGTCCGCACCAAGTTCCTGGACGCCCTGACTGAACGCGACGTCAATGATCTCGCCCGTATCGGCGAAAAAATCGTGGCCCGGCTGGATGATGACCACTGGATCCTGCGCGAGACTGAAAGCCGGCCATAA
- a CDS encoding FMN-binding protein: protein MKARGAVSAALASAGILLAGWQAGAQVAEIRSSVADALAGTGTGETGASGSGTAGTTGVSGASGAASSPQTSAAAGMYDGAVVSTRFGSVQVQITVQAGTITEVTALHLTDDDRKSIQISNRAAPLLRTEVLAAQSAEVKTISGATVTSTAYLTSLQAAIDAANL from the coding sequence GTGAAAGCACGGGGAGCAGTTTCGGCGGCGCTGGCCTCGGCCGGCATCCTCCTGGCAGGATGGCAGGCCGGCGCACAGGTGGCGGAAATCCGCAGCTCGGTCGCCGACGCGCTGGCGGGAACCGGCACCGGAGAGACCGGCGCGTCCGGGTCCGGAACTGCCGGGACCACCGGTGTCTCCGGTGCCAGCGGCGCCGCAAGTTCCCCCCAAACGTCTGCAGCGGCCGGCATGTACGACGGCGCGGTGGTGTCCACGCGGTTTGGCTCAGTTCAGGTGCAGATCACAGTGCAGGCAGGGACCATTACCGAGGTCACGGCACTCCACCTGACCGACGACGACCGAAAATCAATCCAGATCAGCAACCGGGCTGCGCCCCTGCTCCGGACCGAAGTCTTGGCCGCCCAGTCGGCCGAGGTCAAGACAATCAGCGGCGCCACCGTCACCAGCACCGCCTACCTCACGTCCCTCCAGGCAGCCATCGATGCCGCGAACCTCTAG
- a CDS encoding ABC transporter ATP-binding protein, with protein sequence MAVLSAQDLTLKYDQRCVVDGLTAEIPEGKVTMIVGANACGKSTLLRGLSRLFKPAAGVVTLDGKDIHARPARELARTLGLLPQHPTAPDGIAVRDLVGRGRYPHQGFFRSWSTGDLSHHDLAVQRALVATETLELAERNVDELSGGQRQRVWIAMALAQETDVLLLDEPTTYLDLAHQVEVLDLVTDLNRKRGTTVAIVLHDLNLAARYADHVIAMKGGGIVALGDPIDVVTEKMVRDVFGLASRVIPDPVSGTPLIIPIGRHHSTATELELVS encoded by the coding sequence ATGGCCGTTCTTAGCGCCCAGGACCTCACCCTCAAATACGACCAGCGCTGCGTGGTGGACGGCCTCACGGCGGAAATCCCCGAAGGCAAGGTGACCATGATCGTGGGCGCCAACGCCTGCGGTAAATCCACGCTCCTCCGCGGCCTGTCCCGCCTTTTCAAGCCGGCTGCCGGTGTGGTCACGCTGGACGGCAAGGACATCCACGCCCGCCCGGCCCGTGAACTGGCGCGCACCCTGGGCCTCCTCCCGCAGCACCCCACCGCGCCGGACGGCATCGCCGTCCGGGACCTCGTGGGCCGCGGCCGGTATCCGCACCAGGGCTTCTTCCGCAGCTGGAGCACGGGTGACTTGTCGCACCATGATCTCGCTGTGCAGCGCGCGCTCGTGGCGACGGAAACGCTGGAACTCGCTGAGCGGAACGTCGATGAACTCTCCGGCGGGCAGCGCCAGCGGGTCTGGATCGCCATGGCGCTGGCACAAGAAACCGACGTGCTCCTGCTGGACGAACCCACCACCTACCTGGACCTGGCGCACCAGGTGGAAGTCCTGGACCTGGTCACGGACCTGAACCGCAAGCGCGGCACCACCGTGGCTATCGTCCTGCACGACCTGAACCTGGCAGCACGCTACGCGGACCACGTCATCGCCATGAAGGGCGGCGGGATCGTGGCCCTGGGCGACCCCATTGACGTTGTCACCGAAAAGATGGTCCGGGACGTCTTCGGCCTGGCGTCCCGGGTCATTCCCGATCCCGTCTCGGGCACGCCCCTGATTATCCCCATCGGCCGCCACCACAGCACCGCAACCGAACTGGAGCTCGTTTCATGA